The following coding sequences lie in one Kiritimatiellia bacterium genomic window:
- a CDS encoding VCBS repeat-containing protein, with product MKRLTAFIATLLAGNAAWAELNFQEVILDDTYFAYERDVGDVNGDGLNDVIGVQEGQTSIQVFMAPDWARTVLVSITGTYTYPRADDFKVADLDNDDDLDVITRLGDSPSSDGAGIAVWYENLGGGSNWTQRLIGNSLEYVKDIVVADFDRDDLKDVAMRMDSRTQLWLQEAGGTWTEVLISHAAHEGMEAGDLDNDGDPDIILNGFWFPTPNSPAACRVAAYYTNKTVDAAWFTQTGDWTANSCKVVVGDFNGDGSNDVAFSQSERAGYAVTWYRSPTPLVDGTWTGRAVVTVDYCHNLQAADWDLDGDDDLLVGGMASSTHRGLKLMLNDGAGLAWSEHVIQSDGSYSAEMGDIDNDGDPDIVGIYNWDSAPTWIYRNNAGGPPSLDFWYYIEAGADHVRTFGLDAADADGDGDLDLVSGPYFYRNPGGAMTGAWTRPTAFSGGHLFMAADVDGDDRADLLGLQDNAGGSRIDLYWIEATDAGATGWAAPVLFGDVPRSDHAEGFQGYRLAQVVAGGREEIVLSTMQGVYTFEIPASPGAGSWPRTLVCANDSDEGIGVADLDGDTDLDVAFTSGGGKTVLWARNPGDGSGNWPVFTIGSFAEADWPDRCAIADLNGDGRPDIVATEENSGAAADALACWWEQPAAGPTNAGWTRRTIATQYTMNSLDAADFDRDGDMDLSLAEHRGTEKIQLWENDGAGAFTVHEVGSGRESHLGARAFDLDADGDPDLVSIAYDDYTKLHVWRNDSPSGEPTVARPVIAPNGGVFDEPLSITLTCATAGAEIWYTADGSTPTNQPGPSVLYSNALAVTTSVTLKARGFKVDYAPSAVASAAFFGPQALAPTIAPPGGSFMGTQAVTLACATTGVVIRHTLDGSDPDESDAAYGGAIELTNSATVKARAFRGGLTPSAVAEASFVLLQFGAVAHWRLDERFGTIAADSSGSGHTGLVSGAAWTAGTKDNALSFDGADDRVNAGAWDIAGTALTICAWVKLDPALAETDARLVSKAVGGAEQDHYWMLSLTTVGADRRLRARLKAGGSTTTLIASSGNLALDAWHHAAMTYNGSTLRLFLDGAEVGSAAKTGELTAGPAVEIWLGANPPNAYSPLRGLLDDVRIYNVALDAAAIQAVMSETPSGPAPELQGVGADPADWTIRVQGEAGHYYILQRTLELAPPEWINLSTSAATEPVLQIPATGDAPRAYFRVRKD from the coding sequence ATGAAACGGTTGACGGCCTTCATCGCCACCCTGCTGGCCGGGAACGCGGCCTGGGCGGAGCTGAATTTCCAGGAGGTGATCCTGGACGACACCTACTTCGCCTACGAGCGCGACGTCGGCGACGTCAACGGCGACGGGCTCAACGACGTGATCGGCGTCCAGGAGGGCCAGACCAGCATCCAGGTGTTCATGGCCCCGGACTGGGCGCGCACCGTGCTCGTTTCCATCACCGGCACGTACACCTATCCCCGCGCGGACGATTTCAAGGTCGCGGACCTGGACAACGACGACGACCTCGACGTGATCACGCGGCTCGGCGACAGCCCATCCTCCGACGGGGCCGGCATCGCCGTCTGGTACGAGAATCTCGGCGGCGGCTCCAACTGGACCCAGCGTCTCATCGGCAACAGCCTCGAGTACGTCAAGGATATCGTCGTCGCGGATTTCGACCGCGACGATCTCAAGGACGTCGCGATGCGCATGGACAGCCGGACCCAGCTCTGGCTGCAGGAGGCGGGCGGGACGTGGACCGAGGTGCTGATCAGCCATGCCGCGCACGAGGGCATGGAGGCCGGCGACCTGGACAACGACGGCGATCCGGACATCATCCTGAACGGATTCTGGTTCCCCACGCCGAACTCCCCCGCCGCCTGCCGCGTCGCGGCGTACTACACGAACAAGACCGTGGATGCCGCCTGGTTCACGCAGACCGGCGACTGGACGGCCAACTCGTGCAAGGTGGTCGTGGGCGACTTCAACGGCGACGGCTCGAACGACGTCGCCTTCTCCCAGTCCGAGCGCGCGGGCTACGCGGTGACGTGGTACCGCTCGCCCACCCCGCTTGTGGACGGCACGTGGACGGGTCGCGCGGTGGTCACGGTGGATTACTGCCACAACCTGCAGGCCGCGGACTGGGACCTCGACGGCGACGACGATCTGCTCGTCGGCGGCATGGCCAGTTCCACGCATCGCGGGCTGAAGCTGATGCTCAACGACGGCGCGGGCCTGGCGTGGAGCGAGCACGTCATCCAGTCCGACGGCAGCTACAGCGCGGAGATGGGCGACATCGACAACGACGGCGACCCGGACATCGTCGGCATCTACAACTGGGACTCGGCCCCGACCTGGATCTACCGCAACAACGCCGGCGGCCCGCCGAGCCTGGACTTCTGGTATTACATCGAGGCGGGCGCCGACCACGTCCGCACGTTCGGCCTCGACGCAGCGGACGCGGACGGCGACGGCGACCTGGACCTCGTCAGCGGGCCGTACTTCTACCGGAATCCCGGCGGCGCGATGACCGGCGCGTGGACGCGCCCGACGGCCTTCAGCGGCGGGCACCTGTTCATGGCCGCGGACGTGGACGGCGACGACCGGGCCGACCTGCTGGGCCTGCAGGACAACGCGGGCGGCAGCCGGATCGATCTCTACTGGATCGAGGCCACGGACGCGGGCGCGACGGGCTGGGCGGCGCCGGTCCTGTTCGGCGACGTGCCGCGCAGCGACCACGCCGAGGGCTTCCAGGGCTACCGGCTCGCGCAGGTCGTCGCCGGCGGCCGCGAGGAGATCGTGCTCTCAACCATGCAGGGCGTGTACACCTTCGAAATTCCGGCCTCGCCCGGCGCGGGCTCCTGGCCGCGCACCCTCGTCTGCGCGAACGATTCCGACGAGGGCATCGGCGTCGCGGACCTGGACGGCGACACGGATCTCGACGTCGCCTTCACCAGCGGCGGCGGCAAGACGGTTCTGTGGGCGCGGAATCCCGGCGACGGGTCGGGGAACTGGCCCGTGTTCACCATCGGCTCGTTCGCGGAGGCCGACTGGCCCGACCGCTGCGCGATCGCGGACCTCAACGGGGACGGCCGGCCGGACATCGTCGCCACGGAAGAGAACTCCGGCGCGGCAGCGGACGCCTTGGCCTGCTGGTGGGAGCAGCCCGCCGCCGGCCCGACCAACGCCGGCTGGACGCGCCGCACGATCGCGACGCAATACACGATGAACAGCCTGGACGCCGCGGACTTCGACCGGGACGGCGACATGGACCTGTCCCTCGCCGAGCACCGCGGCACGGAAAAGATCCAGTTGTGGGAAAATGACGGCGCGGGCGCGTTCACCGTCCACGAGGTCGGCTCCGGCCGCGAGAGCCATCTCGGCGCGCGGGCCTTCGATCTCGATGCCGACGGCGACCCGGACCTCGTCAGCATCGCCTACGACGACTACACAAAGCTGCACGTCTGGCGGAACGACTCGCCCTCCGGCGAGCCGACCGTCGCCCGGCCCGTGATCGCGCCGAACGGCGGCGTGTTCGACGAGCCGCTTTCCATCACGCTCACCTGCGCCACCGCCGGCGCGGAGATCTGGTACACGGCGGACGGCTCGACGCCGACGAACCAGCCCGGCCCGTCGGTTCTCTATTCCAACGCGCTGGCGGTGACGACCTCCGTGACGCTCAAGGCGCGCGGATTCAAGGTCGATTACGCGCCCAGCGCGGTGGCCTCGGCAGCGTTCTTCGGGCCGCAGGCGCTGGCCCCGACAATCGCGCCGCCCGGCGGCTCGTTCATGGGCACGCAGGCCGTGACCCTTGCCTGCGCGACGACGGGCGTGGTGATCCGGCACACGCTCGACGGCTCCGACCCGGACGAATCGGACGCGGCCTACGGCGGGGCGATCGAGCTGACGAATTCCGCGACCGTCAAGGCGCGGGCGTTCCGCGGCGGGCTGACGCCGAGCGCGGTCGCGGAGGCGTCGTTCGTCCTGCTGCAATTCGGCGCGGTGGCGCACTGGCGGCTGGACGAACGGTTCGGGACGATTGCCGCGGACTCCAGCGGGAGCGGCCACACGGGCCTGGTCTCCGGCGCGGCGTGGACGGCGGGGACAAAGGACAATGCCCTGTCCTTCGACGGCGCGGACGACCGGGTCAACGCGGGCGCGTGGGACATCGCGGGCACGGCGCTGACGATCTGCGCGTGGGTCAAGCTGGACCCGGCGCTCGCGGAGACCGACGCGCGGCTCGTGTCCAAGGCCGTCGGCGGCGCGGAGCAGGACCATTATTGGATGCTGTCCCTGACCACGGTCGGCGCGGACCGCCGCCTTCGCGCGCGGCTGAAGGCCGGCGGGAGCACCACGACGCTGATCGCGTCGAGCGGGAACCTCGCGCTGGATGCCTGGCACCACGCGGCGATGACGTACAATGGCAGCACGCTGCGCCTGTTCCTGGACGGCGCGGAGGTCGGCAGCGCGGCCAAGACCGGCGAACTGACCGCCGGCCCGGCGGTCGAAATCTGGCTCGGGGCCAATCCGCCGAATGCCTATTCACCGCTGCGGGGCCTACTGGACGACGTCCGCATCTACAACGTCGCGCTCGACGCGGCGGCGATCCAGGCGGTCATGAGCGAGACCCCGTCGGGGCCCGCGCCGGAATTACAGGGCGTCGGCGCCGATCCGGCCGACTGGACGATCCGGGTGCAGGGCGAAGCGGGACATTATTACATCCTGCAGCGCACGCTCGAGCTCGCGCCTCCGGAGTGGATCAATCTCTCGACCAGCGCGGCGACGGAGCCGGTGCTCCAGATTCCCGCGACGGGCGACGCGCCCCGGGCGTACTTCCGGGTGCGGAAGGATTAA